One [Clostridium] saccharolyticum WM1 DNA segment encodes these proteins:
- the rsmA gene encoding 16S rRNA (adenine(1518)-N(6)/adenine(1519)-N(6))-dimethyltransferase RsmA has translation MATLGNPQKTIEIIQKYEFAFQKKFGQNFLIDTHVLDKIITAAGVTKDDCVLEIGPGIGTMTQYLAENARHVVAVEIDSNLIPILKETLTDYENVTVIHDDILKVDINQIAEQYNGGRPIKVVANLPYYITTPIIMGLFENNVPIDNITVMVQKEVADRMQVGPGSKDYGALSLAVQYYAQPYIVANVPPNCFMPRPNVGSAVIRLTRHKEPAVKAEDAGLMFRLIRASFNQRRKTLQNGLNNSPEIPYSREQIAEAVESLGLGPSIRGEALTLEQFASLSNYFTKMKD, from the coding sequence ATGGCAACACTGGGAAATCCCCAAAAAACCATTGAGATCATTCAGAAATATGAATTTGCATTCCAAAAGAAGTTTGGTCAGAACTTTTTAATTGACACCCATGTATTGGATAAGATCATAACCGCAGCAGGCGTAACAAAGGACGACTGCGTCCTGGAAATCGGACCGGGGATCGGTACCATGACCCAGTACCTGGCTGAGAATGCCAGGCATGTGGTGGCAGTGGAGATTGATTCCAATTTAATTCCCATTCTCAAAGAAACCCTGACAGATTATGAGAATGTGACGGTCATTCATGATGATATCCTTAAGGTGGACATCAATCAGATCGCAGAGCAGTATAACGGGGGGCGCCCCATTAAGGTGGTGGCAAACCTTCCCTATTATATTACCACACCCATCATTATGGGCCTTTTTGAAAATAATGTTCCTATTGATAATATTACGGTCATGGTCCAGAAGGAAGTGGCTGACCGCATGCAGGTAGGGCCTGGTTCCAAGGATTACGGGGCTCTTTCCCTGGCTGTCCAGTATTATGCACAGCCCTATATTGTGGCCAATGTTCCCCCCAACTGCTTTATGCCCCGTCCTAACGTCGGGTCGGCGGTGATCCGCTTAACCCGCCACAAGGAGCCAGCCGTAAAGGCAGAGGATGCAGGACTGATGTTCCGGCTGATCCGGGCATCCTTTAACCAGAGAAGAAAGACCTTACAAAACGGTTTAAACAATTCACCGGAAATCCCCTATTCCAGAGAGCAGATCGCCGAAGCAGTGGAAAGCCTGGGCCTTGGCCCATCTATACGGGGAGAGGCATTGACATTGGAGCAGTTTGCTTCCCTAAGCAACTATTTCACAAAAATGAAAGATTAA
- a CDS encoding TetR/AcrR family transcriptional regulator C-terminal domain-containing protein — MSDSLITKRAIAEALKQVCREKPFDKISISNITSVWGLNRQTFYYHFQDKYELLSWIYYHENFAKIAEDITLRNWDQKIYELLLNMKKEKAFYMNTIKEQEHTFESYLFEMAKALFTEAIVSLDEKKKLTKEERDFDAEFFAYGICGIIVDWAEKGMKMEPRLVAERLKSLARAAERIAYLRGQAEL, encoded by the coding sequence ATGTCGGATTCGCTGATTACTAAACGCGCAATTGCGGAAGCCTTAAAGCAGGTATGCAGGGAAAAACCCTTTGATAAAATATCCATATCCAATATTACGTCCGTATGGGGGCTGAACCGGCAGACCTTCTATTACCATTTTCAGGATAAATATGAACTTTTAAGCTGGATCTATTATCATGAGAATTTTGCTAAAATTGCAGAAGACATCACCCTGCGAAACTGGGATCAGAAGATTTATGAACTGCTTTTAAATATGAAGAAAGAAAAAGCCTTTTATATGAATACCATAAAAGAACAGGAGCATACCTTTGAAAGCTATTTGTTTGAGATGGCAAAGGCTCTGTTTACTGAAGCGATTGTATCGCTGGATGAAAAGAAGAAGCTCACCAAAGAGGAAAGGGATTTTGACGCAGAATTTTTTGCATACGGCATCTGCGGGATCATCGTTGACTGGGCGGAAAAGGGAATGAAAATGGAGCCGCGGCTGGTGGCGGAGCGTTTAAAAAGCCTGGCCAGGGCTGCGGAACGGATCGCTTACCTACGGGGCCAGGCGGAGCTTTAA